From the genome of Pelomonas sp. SE-A7, one region includes:
- the phoU gene encoding phosphate signaling complex protein PhoU — MSDKHLSTQFDAELSGISTRVLEMGGIVEAQVAQAVEALVQFSGELATSVLQTEERVNAMEVEIDRDLSTIIARRQPTARDLRLLIAISKTIANLERVGDEAARVARTVQRLINAGVSSRLRLPMSDLAFESELAVALLRKALDAFARLDVERALEVLKQDDQIDKEFDGLLRKLITYMMEDPRTISASIDLVFVAKAIERVGDHAKNLAEVIIYVVKGTDVRHNTPEEVETMVR; from the coding sequence ATGAGCGACAAGCATCTGTCCACCCAATTCGACGCCGAGCTGAGCGGCATCTCGACTCGCGTGCTGGAGATGGGCGGCATCGTCGAGGCCCAGGTGGCCCAGGCGGTCGAGGCCCTGGTGCAATTCAGCGGAGAGCTGGCCACCAGCGTGCTGCAGACCGAGGAGCGGGTCAATGCGATGGAGGTCGAGATCGATCGCGATCTCTCGACCATCATCGCCCGGCGCCAGCCCACGGCGCGCGACCTGCGCCTGCTGATCGCGATCTCCAAGACGATCGCCAATCTGGAGCGGGTCGGCGACGAGGCGGCTCGCGTGGCGCGCACCGTGCAGCGACTGATCAATGCCGGCGTGTCCAGCCGGCTGCGCCTTCCGATGTCGGACCTGGCCTTCGAATCCGAGCTGGCCGTGGCCCTGCTGCGCAAGGCGCTGGACGCCTTTGCGCGTCTGGACGTTGAGCGCGCGCTTGAGGTGCTGAAGCAGGACGACCAGATCGACAAGGAGTTCGACGGCCTGCTGCGCAAGCTGATCACCTACATGATGGAAGACCCGCGCACCATCTCGGCCTCCATCGACCTGGTCTTCGTGGCCAAGGCCATCGAGCGCGTGGGCGACCATGCCAAGAATCTGGCCGAGGTCATCATCTACGTGGTCAAGGGCACCGACGTGCGACACAACACGCCCGAGGAAGTCGAGACCATGGTCCGCTGA
- the pstA gene encoding phosphate ABC transporter permease PstA, whose translation MSATSTARQAMHARRKRVNQIALALSLAAMAFGVFWLIWILVETVRLGLGGLNLATFTQMTPPPQAEGGGLANAIFGSAMMVGLATLVGTPIGILAGVYLAEYGQKTWLGSSVRFINDILLSAPSIVVGLFIYAVVVTRMKSFSGFAGILALALIVIPVVIRTTENMLSLVPNALREAAYALGTPKWKVIMAVTLKAARSGVITGVLLALARISGETAPLLFTALSNQFWTSSLGEPMASLPVTIFKFAMSPYENWQKLAWAGVFIITIGVLLLNILARVFFKNKH comes from the coding sequence ATGAGCGCGACTTCAACGGCCCGCCAGGCCATGCATGCGCGCCGCAAGCGCGTGAACCAGATTGCCTTGGCGTTGTCGCTGGCCGCCATGGCGTTTGGCGTGTTCTGGCTGATCTGGATCCTGGTCGAGACCGTACGCCTGGGCCTCGGTGGCCTGAACCTCGCCACCTTCACCCAGATGACCCCGCCTCCGCAGGCCGAGGGTGGTGGCCTGGCCAACGCGATCTTCGGCTCGGCCATGATGGTCGGCCTTGCCACCCTGGTCGGCACGCCTATCGGCATCCTGGCTGGCGTCTACCTGGCCGAGTACGGCCAGAAGACCTGGCTCGGCAGCTCGGTGCGCTTCATCAACGACATCCTGCTGTCGGCACCATCCATCGTGGTGGGCCTCTTCATCTACGCCGTGGTGGTCACGCGGATGAAGAGCTTCTCGGGCTTCGCCGGCATCCTGGCCCTGGCCCTGATCGTGATTCCGGTGGTCATCCGCACGACCGAGAACATGCTGAGCCTGGTGCCCAATGCGCTGCGCGAGGCGGCCTACGCGCTGGGCACGCCCAAGTGGAAGGTCATCATGGCGGTGACGCTGAAGGCGGCCCGCTCCGGCGTGATCACCGGCGTGCTGCTGGCCCTGGCCCGCATCTCGGGCGAGACCGCGCCGCTGCTTTTCACCGCGCTGTCCAACCAGTTCTGGACCTCGTCGCTGGGCGAGCCCATGGCCAGCCTGCCGGTGACCATCTTCAAGTTCGCGATGAGCCCCTACGAGAACTGGCAGAAGCTGGCCTGGGCGGGCGTCTTCATCATCACCATAGGCGTGCTGTTGCTGAACATCCTGGCGCGCGTGTTTTTCAAGAACAAGCACTGA
- the pstC gene encoding phosphate ABC transporter permease PstC, producing MAAILPAEPLAGRAAELSRPQGGPPARRRVAPWADTLFSLLAHGAAWLTLLLLAGIIVSLLFGAAPAIQKFGLGFLLSTDWDPVQEKFGGLVMIYGTLATSFIALLIAVPVSFGIALFLTELSPNWLKRPLGIAVELLAAVPSIVYGMWGLLVFGPILATYVQQPLQAALNGVAYLGALVSGPPVGIGILSAGIILAIMIIPFIASVMRDVFEVTPPMLKESAYGLGSTTWEVVWKVVLPYTKTGVVGGVMLGLGRALGETMAVTFVIGNMNQLNSLSVFEAANSITSALANEFAEAAEGLHQASLIYLGLVLFFITFVVLACSKLLLNKLKKNEGAKA from the coding sequence ATGGCAGCCATTCTTCCCGCTGAACCCCTGGCCGGCCGCGCCGCCGAGCTGTCCCGCCCGCAAGGTGGGCCACCGGCACGCCGTCGCGTGGCCCCCTGGGCCGACACGCTGTTCTCGCTGCTGGCCCATGGCGCGGCCTGGCTGACCTTGCTGCTGCTGGCCGGCATCATCGTCTCGCTGCTGTTCGGCGCCGCACCGGCCATCCAGAAGTTCGGCCTGGGCTTTCTGCTGTCGACCGACTGGGATCCGGTGCAGGAGAAGTTCGGCGGCCTGGTGATGATCTACGGCACGCTGGCCACCTCGTTCATCGCCTTGCTGATCGCCGTGCCGGTCAGTTTCGGCATTGCCCTGTTCCTGACCGAGCTGTCGCCGAACTGGCTGAAGCGCCCGCTGGGCATTGCGGTCGAACTGCTGGCTGCCGTGCCCTCCATCGTCTATGGCATGTGGGGCCTGCTGGTGTTCGGGCCCATCCTGGCTACCTATGTGCAGCAGCCGCTGCAGGCTGCGCTGAACGGCGTGGCCTACCTGGGCGCCCTGGTGTCGGGCCCGCCCGTGGGCATAGGCATCCTGTCGGCCGGCATCATCCTGGCCATCATGATCATCCCCTTCATCGCCTCGGTGATGCGTGACGTGTTCGAGGTCACCCCGCCGATGCTGAAGGAATCGGCCTACGGCCTCGGCTCGACCACCTGGGAGGTGGTCTGGAAGGTGGTGCTGCCCTACACCAAGACCGGCGTGGTCGGCGGCGTGATGCTGGGACTGGGCCGTGCGCTGGGCGAGACCATGGCGGTCACCTTCGTGATCGGCAACATGAACCAGCTGAATTCGCTGTCGGTCTTCGAGGCGGCGAACAGCATCACCTCGGCACTGGCCAACGAGTTCGCCGAGGCGGCCGAAGGCCTGCACCAGGCCTCGCTGATTTACCTGGGTCTGGTGCTGTTCTTCATCACCTTTGTGGTGCTGGCCTGCTCCAAGCTGCTGCTGAACAAGCTCAAGAAGAACGAAGGAGCCAAGGCATGA
- the pstS gene encoding phosphate ABC transporter substrate-binding protein PstS → MNLTRLAQGLLFAAALAATTAASAQDVTGAGASFPAPIYAKWADAYHKATGARINYQSVGSGAGIRQIKAKTVDFGASDAPLKDDELAKDGLVQFPTVIGGVVPVVNVKGVAPGQLKLTGQVLGDIYLGKIAKWSDPVIAALNPGLTLPDAAIAPVRRADGSGTSFLFTNYLSKVNAEWKSKVGEGTAVNWPTGAGGKGNEGVSSYVQRLPNSIGYVEYAYAKQNKMSHVLLKNQAGNFVAPSDDAFKAAAAGAEWAKSFYQVLTEQAGKDSWPITGATFILMHKAQEKPGSAAAALKFFDWAYAAGGDKMADDLDYVALPVAVKDLIRKQWGEIKGADGKAVGYK, encoded by the coding sequence ATGAATCTCACCCGTCTCGCTCAAGGTCTTCTGTTCGCCGCCGCCCTGGCCGCCACGACGGCCGCCTCGGCCCAGGACGTGACCGGCGCCGGCGCCTCGTTCCCCGCCCCCATCTATGCCAAGTGGGCCGACGCCTATCACAAGGCCACGGGTGCTCGCATCAACTACCAATCGGTCGGCTCCGGTGCCGGTATCCGCCAGATCAAGGCCAAGACGGTCGACTTCGGCGCTTCGGACGCGCCGCTGAAGGACGACGAGCTGGCCAAGGACGGCCTGGTCCAGTTCCCCACCGTGATCGGCGGCGTGGTGCCGGTGGTCAACGTCAAGGGTGTGGCCCCGGGCCAGCTGAAGCTGACCGGCCAGGTGCTGGGGGATATCTACCTGGGCAAGATCGCCAAGTGGAGTGACCCCGTCATCGCTGCGCTGAACCCCGGCCTGACCCTGCCTGACGCCGCCATCGCCCCGGTGCGCCGCGCCGACGGCTCGGGCACCAGCTTCCTGTTCACCAATTACCTGAGCAAGGTCAACGCCGAGTGGAAGTCCAAGGTCGGTGAAGGCACGGCCGTGAACTGGCCGACCGGTGCCGGCGGCAAGGGCAACGAGGGCGTCTCGTCCTATGTGCAACGCCTGCCGAACTCCATCGGCTACGTCGAGTACGCCTACGCCAAGCAGAACAAGATGTCCCATGTGCTGCTGAAGAACCAGGCCGGCAACTTCGTCGCTCCCAGCGATGACGCCTTCAAGGCTGCCGCCGCTGGTGCGGAATGGGCCAAGAGCTTCTACCAGGTGCTGACCGAGCAGGCCGGCAAGGACAGCTGGCCCATCACCGGCGCCACCTTCATCCTGATGCACAAGGCCCAGGAGAAGCCCGGTTCCGCGGCTGCTGCCCTTAAGTTCTTCGATTGGGCCTATGCGGCAGGCGGCGACAAGATGGCCGACGACCTCGACTACGTGGCCCTGCCGGTTGCCGTCAAGGACCTGATCCGCAAGCAATGGGGCGAGATCAAGGGCGCCGACGGCAAGGCAGTTGGCTACAAGTGA
- the pstB gene encoding phosphate ABC transporter ATP-binding protein PstB, with the protein MDAKVDMPITERAKLSVRNLNFYYGSFHALKNINLDIPENKVTAFIGPSGCGKSTLLRTLNRMFELYPEQRAEGQILLDGEDILSSREDVSLIRAKVGMVFQKPTPFPMSIYDNIAFGVRLFETLPRVEMDERVEWALKKAALWNEVKDKLNQSGSGLSGGQQQRLCIARGIAIKPEVLLLDEPCSALDPISTGKIEELIHELKSDYTVAIVTHNMQQAARCSDYTAYMYLGDLIEFGPTGELFMKPKRKDTEDYITGRFG; encoded by the coding sequence ATGGACGCGAAAGTCGACATGCCCATCACCGAGCGCGCCAAGCTCTCGGTGCGCAACCTGAACTTCTACTACGGCAGCTTCCACGCGCTGAAGAACATCAACCTGGACATTCCCGAGAACAAGGTCACCGCCTTCATCGGCCCGTCGGGCTGCGGCAAGTCCACACTGCTGCGCACGCTGAACCGCATGTTCGAGCTCTACCCTGAGCAGCGCGCCGAAGGCCAGATTCTGCTGGACGGCGAAGACATCCTGTCCAGCCGCGAAGACGTCTCGCTGATACGCGCCAAGGTCGGCATGGTGTTCCAGAAGCCGACGCCGTTCCCGATGTCGATCTACGACAACATCGCCTTTGGCGTGCGCCTGTTCGAGACGCTGCCGCGGGTGGAGATGGACGAGCGCGTGGAATGGGCGCTGAAGAAGGCGGCACTGTGGAACGAGGTCAAGGACAAGCTGAACCAGAGCGGCTCCGGCCTCTCCGGTGGCCAGCAACAGCGTCTTTGCATCGCCCGCGGCATTGCGATCAAGCCCGAGGTGCTGCTGCTGGACGAGCCCTGCTCGGCGTTGGACCCGATCTCGACCGGCAAGATCGAGGAACTGATCCACGAGCTCAAGAGCGACTACACCGTGGCCATCGTCACCCACAACATGCAGCAGGCGGCGCGCTGCTCGGACTACACGGCTTACATGTACCTGGGCGACCTGATCGAGTTCGGCCCCACGGGCGAGCTGTTCATGAAGCCCAAGCGCAAGGATACGGAAGACTACATCACCGGCCGATTCGGCTGA
- the phoB gene encoding phosphate regulon transcriptional regulator PhoB produces MSRILVVEDESAIAELISINLRHAGFEVTLAASSDQAQYEVDRVLPDLVVLDWMLPGQSGVALARQWRGAARTKELPIIMLTARADESDKIAGLDAGADDYLSKPFSTNELLARIRAVLRRRAPEALDSVVEVGGLSIDPGTRRVSRDGTEVKLGPTEFRLLHFFMTHPERVHSRSQLLDRVWGDHVFIEERTVDVHVKRLREALEKVHCQRMIETVRGAGYRLTQQQAALSS; encoded by the coding sequence ATGAGTCGAATCCTGGTGGTGGAAGACGAATCGGCAATTGCCGAGCTGATCTCCATCAACCTGCGTCATGCAGGCTTCGAGGTCACGCTGGCGGCCAGCAGCGACCAGGCCCAGTACGAGGTGGACCGCGTGCTGCCCGATCTGGTGGTGCTCGACTGGATGCTTCCCGGTCAGAGCGGTGTGGCTCTGGCCCGCCAATGGCGTGGTGCGGCCCGGACCAAGGAGCTGCCCATCATCATGCTGACCGCGCGGGCCGACGAGAGCGACAAGATCGCGGGCCTGGACGCCGGTGCCGACGACTATCTGAGCAAGCCGTTCTCGACCAACGAGTTGCTGGCGCGTATTCGCGCCGTGCTGCGCCGTCGTGCCCCCGAGGCGCTGGACTCGGTGGTCGAAGTCGGGGGCCTGAGCATCGACCCCGGCACCCGTCGCGTCAGCCGCGACGGCACCGAGGTCAAGCTGGGCCCGACCGAGTTCCGCCTGCTGCACTTCTTCATGACCCATCCCGAGCGGGTGCACAGCCGCTCGCAGCTGCTGGACCGTGTCTGGGGCGACCATGTGTTCATCGAGGAGCGCACGGTCGATGTCCACGTCAAGCGCCTGCGTGAGGCCCTGGAAAAGGTGCATTGCCAGCGCATGATCGAAACGGTGCGCGGCGCCGGGTACCGGCTGACGCAGCAGCAGGCGGCGCTGTCCAGCTGA